The following are encoded in a window of Phaseolus vulgaris cultivar G19833 chromosome 3, P. vulgaris v2.0, whole genome shotgun sequence genomic DNA:
- the LOC137806273 gene encoding ribosomal RNA small subunit methyltransferase-like, which translates to MAGGKAKKEKAAPPQHMPYQGGISFHKSKGQHILKNPLLVDSIVQKSGLKPTDVVLEIGPGTGNLTKKLLEAAKKVIAVEIDPRMVLELQRRFQGTAHSNRLTVIQGDVLKTELPYFDICVANIPYQISSPLTFKLLNHQPVFRAAIIMFQREFAMRLVAQPDDKLYCRLTVNTQLHARVSHLLKVGRNNFRPPPKVDSSVVRIEPRKPRIEVKQKEWDGFLRICFNRKNKTLGSIFRQKSVISLLEKNYRTVRALELGQKDSLKEADTKMDFASFGEDQGMEMDDDEADDNEMEVEDGEADDVQSEFKNKVLGVLKEGDFEEKRSSKLTLQEFLYLLSLFNKAGIHFS; encoded by the exons ATGGCGGGAGGGAAAGCGAAGAAGGAGAAGGCGGCGCCGCCGCAGCACATGCCGTACCAAGGAGGAATCTCCTTCCACAAATCGAAGGGGCAGCACATCCTCAAGAATCCTTTGCTTGTCGACTCCATCGTGCAGAAATCCGGCTTAAAACCCACTGACGTCGTTCTCGAGATCGGTCCCGGCACAGGAAACCTTACAAAGAAGCTTCTAGAAGCCGCCAAGAAGGTCATCGCCGTCGAAATCGATCCCCGCATGGTTCTCGAGCTCCAGCGACGGTTCCAGGGCACTGCTCACTCCAATCGCCTCACT GTTATCCAAGGTGATGTGCTGAAGACGGAACTTCCTTATTTTGACATATGTGTTGCAAACATTCCGTACCAAATATCTTCTCCTCTGACATTCAAGTTACTGAATCACCAGCCTGTATTTAGGGCTGCAATCATAATGTTCCAGAGAGAGTTTGCCATGAGACTGGTTGCTCAGCCTGATGATAAACTGTATTGTCGTCTTACGGTGAACACTCAACTCCATGCTCGAGTTTCCCACCTCCTCAAAGTTGGAAGAAACAACTTCAGGCCCCCTCCCAAGGTTGATTCCTCTGTAGTGCGAATTGAGCCCAGGAAACCTCGCATTGAAGTTAAGCAAAAGGAATGGGATGGCTTTTTGCGGATTTGTTTCAACAGGAAGAACAAAACACTTGGTTCAATATTTAGGCAGAAGAGTGTAATCTCCTTGCTTGAAAAGAACTACAGAACTGTGCGGGCGCTGGAACTTGGACAGAAAGATTCACTGAAGGAAGCAGATACCAAAATGGACTTCGCTAGTTTTGGTGAGGATCAAGGTATGGAGATGGATGATGATGAAGCAGATGATAACGAAATGGAAGTTGAGGATGGGGAAGCGGATGATGTGCAATCTGAATTCAAGAACAAGGTTTTGGGTGTTCTCAAGGAAGGAGATTTTGAAGAAAAGAGGTCTTCCAAGCTCACATTGCAGGAATTCTTATACCTGCTTTCTCTGTTCAACAAAGCTGGAATACACTTCTCCTGA